The genome window CCCGTCGTCGTGGCGGCGTTCGGTGCTGCCGAGGTCGAACGACTCGTGGGGAATGCGGCGATCATCCGGCATCGGGGGAAAATCGCGTCGGCCATCAACAATGCGGCACGTGCGATCGAGACGATCGAGGAGTATGGCTCCCTGGCGACCTACCTCTGGGGATTCACCCCTAAGGCGCCGCCGAAGTCACCGCGGAGCTTCGAAGATCTCGCCGCGGTGACACCGGCGTCGACGGCGCTTAGCAAGGACCTGAAGCGACGGGGTTGGTCATTCGTCGGGCCGACGACGATGCACGCGTTCATGCAGGCCGCCGGGATGGTCAACGATCACCTGGAGGGTTGCTGGGCCCGGAATGAATGTGAGGCACGGCGATCCGAGCTGGTGGCCCGGCTCGGCCGATGATCAACCGGTCTCGGACTGGTCCTCGTGGCCGGCGTGCTGCTCGGCGATCTGGCGATGGACGTCGACCATGTCGACCTCGCGCACATTGGTGATGAGATCCTCGAGGACATGCTCGGGCAGGGCGCCTGCCTGGCTGTGGAGGACGACGTTCTCGCGGAACACCATCAGCGTCGGGATCGAGCGGATGTTGAAGAACTCGGCGAGCTCGGCCTGGGCCTCGGTGTCGACCTTGCCGAAGACGATGTCGGAGTGCTCGGTCGACGCCTTCTCGAAGGTGGGGGCGAATTGCCGGCACGGGCCGCACCACGCGGCCCAGAAGTCGACGATCACGGTGTCGGTGCCGGCAATCGTCGACTCGAAGTTGTCCTTGGTCAGTTCAATCGTCGCCATCGAGCACGCCTTTCTCGGATCCCGAGAGCCAACCGTAGACGAAGGCCCGGCATTCCCTGACTCCGGGGGGACTGGGGGCGTATAATACGTCACTGTGACGAATATCACTCACTGTTCGTGGTGCGGGCGGGGGATGGCCCAGGGGGAGCAGGGGCGACCGCGCAAGTACTGCCGGCGCAGCCATCGTCAGCGGGCCTACGAAGCCCGCCTGCTCGCCGAGCGGATGGGGCTCGACCGGGGGGAGGCCCTGGTCTCCGCCGACGCCCTGCGGGCGCTCAACGATCGGATCTACATCCTCGAGTCGGCGCTGACCGACGTCGAGCGTGACCTCCGGGTGGAGGGCGATCACCGAGCGGCGTTCACCCACCTCTACGCCGCCGCGGCGACATTACGGGGGGCGACTCTCGAACCGTCTGCCCTGTTGGATCCATCCGCCCTCTTGGAGGGGTAGGTTTCCGGGTACGGGCATGCGCCTATTGCGTCACAGTGACGTAATTGGATTGTCGGAGACGCGCCGAGGGTATGGAGCCGTTGGATGACACGGAACCGCCACCACATCTACGAGGCGATCGTTCTCCGCCTGCGCAACGTCGACCCGAGGGTGTCGACTACCACCACCGAAGGTCTGCCCGGGCTCGCCGTTCAGGGGGCGTTCTTCGCCGGGTTCGATCCGGAGGATGGCTCGCTGGTCGTCAAGCTGCCAGAGCAGCGGGTGGCGTCACTGGTCGTCGCCGGCGTGGGGCACGAGGTCGCCCCTGGTGGCCGGATACACGGGGACTGGGTGGGTATCGACGATCCGGTTCGCTGGGACGGGTTCGCCGATGAGGCCCTGTCATTCGTGGCCAACACCGCCGCCTGATGCAGTCACCGGTCTCCAGTCACCAGCAGGACAATCAACCCACGCCCATAATCCACGTTATGTAAAGTTGGGCTGAATACTCGGATTGAGTCCCACAACGGGTCGGCCTGCCCCTATCCCCCGGGAGAGAGGAACTCGAGGCGGTTCCCGAAGGGGTCGTATGCATAGAAGCGGTCGAATCCCGGAAGCGGCTGGTCCTCCACCGTGTCGACGCCATTATCGGCGAGATGCCTGCGTACCCGGGCTAGGTCGCTTACCACGAAGGCAGGGTGGGCCTTCTTGGCTGGCCTGAAGTCCGGTTCCACTCCGAGGTGAATCCTCACCGTGGCCGTCTCGAACCAGCACCCGCCCCGCCCTGCCAGGTTCGCCGGCTTCGGCACCTGCGGGATCCCCAGAACCCCTTCATAGAACGCAACGGCCTCAGCCTCCCCACCGGCCGGCATCGCCAACTGAACATGGTGGAGACCCTCGATCATCTCCGAAGTATCACGGAGGCCAAGTCGTCGTGCGCCACGGCCGCCTCAGTTGCCCGGCTCGAAGAGCTCGATCACGTTCCCGGCCGGGTCCTCCACCAGGATCTGGCGACCACCGCCCCCCACCACGAGGTCCCCGCGAAATGTCACGCCCTGGTCGCGCAACATGGACACCAGGCCGTCGAGATCGGCCGTCTGGATCTGGAAGCGGTTCCAGCCGCCCGGAGCGGGTTTGCCGCCAGCTGTGCCGGCTCCGCCGGCTCCGGGGGCGTTGAGAAGCAGGACCAAGTCGTCACGACGGAGGGCTGCGAACCCGGGGGCGGGATGCATGGTCACTGCGAAGCCGAGTCGATCCCGGTAGAACTCGATCGCCTCGTCGACGTCATCGACGATGTAGCGGATGCTTGTACTCATCATGTCCCCCCTCATGGGTGCTGGGTAGTCCAGGATTCTGGCCCCAGACGCTGATGTTCGCACTCGGCCACGCCCGAAGCGGAGGGCGAGCGGTCGGGAGGTCGGGAGGTCGGGAGGCGGGAGGCCTTCCTGCTGGAGGCTGGTGACTGGGGACTGGTCCCGCCTACTCCCCCATCGCATCGGTAGGCGACCGCTCCTCCGGCGAGTCCTTGAGTAGCGATCCCCGGGTGACCGCCGGCCGGCCGAAGCGCTCCCGGGCGCGGTCGATCGCCGCGTCGAGGTCCCGGGCGCGGAGGTGGGCAGTGGATCCCGAGGTGGTGACTTGCTCCTCTCCCAGCGGAAGCACGAGCTGGAGGTGGGGCGCCTCCTCGAGGTGCGAGACGGAGAGTCCCACCAGGGTGATCCGACGTGACGGGGCCCGCTCGGCGATCAGCGTGTCGACCAGTTCCACCGCACAGTGGAATATGGCGGAGGTCTCGGCGATCGGACCGGGGAGGACCCTCGCCCGGGTGAGAGCGGTCATGTCGTCGAGGCGCACCCGCACCGTCACCCGCCTCCCGGCCGTTTGCTTGCGGCGCAGGCGGGCGCCGACCCGGTCGGCGAGCGCCAGCAGGGTGGTGTGCCGCCGGTCGGGCTCGGTGGAGTCCCCGGCGCTCTGTGCCCCCACCGACCCGGCCTGGCGGTCGGTCTCGACCCGACGGCCGTCGTCGTTGCGGGAGCGGCGCCACAGGTCGTCGCCCCACGCCTCCCCGAACCACTCGATCACGGAGCCTCGCGGCATGGCCCGCAGCTCTCCGATGGTGCGGACCCCGTAGCGGGCGAGACGCTCCTCCCCCACCGGGCCGACCCCCCAGATCATCGCGACCGGCAGCGGGTCGAGGAATCGCTCCTCATCGCCGGCGGGCACCACCACCAAGCCGTCGGGCTTGGCCACCCGGCTGGCGATCTTGGCCAGGTGCTTGGTGGTGGCCACTCCCACCGATATGGGCAGGCTGACTTCGGCACGCACCCGGGCGCGGAGTTGGCGTCCGATCTCGTCGGGCGGGCCGAACAGGTGGACGCTGCCGGCGACGTCGAGGAACGCCTCGTCGATCGAGATCGGCTCGACCAGCGGGGTGAACGCGTCGAAGATCTCCCGCACTGCCTTGCTTGCCTCGACGTAGGCCTCGAAGCGGGGCGGGACCACGATCAGGCCGGGGCACCGCCGTTTCGCCTCGACTCCGCCGATCGGGGTGGAAACCCCCTGCCGCTTCGCCTCGTAGGTGGCGGCGAGGATCACTCCCCCGCCTACCGCCACCGGCTTCCCCTTCAGTGTCGGGTCGTCCCGCACCTCGACCGAGGCGTAGAAGGAGTCGAGGTCGGCATGAAGGATGGTGGCCACGCTGCGCACTCTTCCATTGTGTCAACCATCAGCGACACAAATGGCGCTAAAGGGTCAGACCTTTTTCATCTTCCCGGCGGCGCGACCCCACTCCCACCCGGACATCTCGGGCGGCTCGATGCCCAGGGTGGTGAGGATCGTGGCCACCTGGCTGCGGTGCTCGGTGCCGTGGTTGAACATCTGGGCGAGGATGACCACCGGCTCGACGTCGTACTGCTGCTGGGTGCCCACCCGGATGGGGTCGTCGCTGACCGACCCGGCGACCCCGACGAAGGTGGCGCCGGTCGCCTGTGCCAGTTCGGCGAGGCGGTCGAATCCCGGCCATGGGTCGTCCCATTTGAGCTTGTCGACCGAATCCGGCGCCAGCCGGTTGGCGTAGCTGGTCTCTGACGAGACGATGTGCTGCAGCGTCGACCGGATCGAGCCGTAGACCCCCTCGACGGTGGCATCGAGGTGCTCGTCCGGGAGTCCGCGACATGCGTCGATGAGCGTCGTGTTGGCCCACTGGTTCTGGCGGAAGAATTCTGCGATGGGTTCAGGCATGGGATGAGGATACGGGTTTGGCTCTGATTCGGCGTCTGCGTTTGTCAGGGGTCGGCTAGGGAACCAGAAGGGATCAGTCCGATTCGCCTAATCGAGCCCGATCTCGAGGGTCATGGGAACGGCTCGCTGCACGGCGTCCGATACGGGGCAGTGGAGAAACGCCCACTTGACGATCCCGTCGAGTTCCTCCGGCGAGGTGCCCACGGACGAGATCCGCACATGGACGCGAACGCTCAACGGGCCCGCCGGCACGGCGTCCTCGAGTCCGAGAATGCCGCGATCGTCCGACTCCGAGTCCACGGTCACTTCCAACGTCGAGAGGTCGATCTCCTTCACCGCTGCCCGCATCGCGATGAGAGTTGCCACACAACTAGAGATCGCGGCCCTGAGCATCCACCCCGGAGATGGGGCGGCGTCTCCACCTCCAACGCTTCGGGGCATGTCGGTGACCAATGTTTCCCCAGCGGCACCAGTCACGGTGGTACGGAGGCCGTCGGCGACTGCCCTCGCAACACTGTCCGTGTACCGGGCCTCATCGGGATGGGCAGATAGGTACTCGCTTGCAGCGGCTATCGAATCCCGAATGCTCTCGTCCACCAGCCTCACTCCCCTTCCCGAAGATCAGGAGGTTGGACCCTAGGCGCGAAACTGTTGAGTGTCCGACTCTGTGTACCGAGGTCGAGGAGCGCTCCGCGTTGGGACGTCTACCGGTGTTCGCCAACGAGGCGATCGATCTCGTACCGCATCGCGGTGACGGTCCTCCTGGCTGCCTGACGGTCATCCCAGCTACCTAACCCGCCCCCGACGTACAGGTCACGGGCCCGGGCGAGTGGCTCGCTCACCTCGGGCGCAAGTCGGCCGATCGCCCATTCAGCCGCGTCGGTCTTCGACATGATGCGACCAGTCACCGTCGTTACCCAGACGCGCGCAAACGTGAGAGTGACGTTCCTGGTGTCCTGCTCCAGGTCGTCGAGGAGTGCAGGCAACTCATCGGTCATAGCCCTGATGAGATCGCCACTGGGCACCGGATCGAGGAGTTCTCGGGGAGGCGGACCCTCGATTGCCCTCCCCGATTCACGCACCATGGTCACCACGACCGCGAGGTCGGGAGATGCCGACGGAGCGAGACTCACATCGTCCGCAAGGAATCGTTCGCGCAACCATTCACCGTATTGAAGATCCATGAGTGGTGGGTACTTCCACGGCCGGATATCGCTTTGCGCTACGACCGTCACCTCGAGTGGCCGCCAATCGGGCGAACGTGTTGCGCGCCCCGATATCGGCATCAGGCGATCGATCAAGCCGCGCTTCTCGTCCCGAGTGAGCCGTCGGCTTGTCACGACCAGTAGGTCGAGGTCGCTGTCGGGCTTCAGACCGCCGGCCACCGCCGAGCCGTAGAGGTAGATCCCGAGATTGTCGGCAACCGGGATGGACGCGCGCACCGCTTCGACAGCCGCAGCGATCTGGTCGTCGACGGGATCGTTCATCCCGGCGATCCTAGGAAACTCCAGTTCGGAGCCCCCGCCGGGCGCTACCGATTCGCCGATGTGCCGACGTGTGAATTGGTCAGGGGTCGCAGAGCGAACTGAAAGGGGTCAGTTGGATCGCGTCCTCGACGCCGGTGAGGGCACCCTGTTCGATGGACAGGCGGAGGGAGGTCGGGCCATCGATCGGGCCATCACATCTCCGGATGGCCTCCAGGATCTCTTGGAACGCCTCGGGCCAGTGGAGTTCGTACCTCGCCTTCTCTTCACCCCCCGTCTCGATCCCGATCTCGAGCCCTGGACTCGATGCGGGGACCCGCATCGGCACCGATATGAGTTCGCCCTCCACGGCTGCGCTCCCGCTGATTCCGAGATCCCCCAGTCCGGCGTCGACGATCACGGTGACGTCGTCGCGACGTAGGCCCGCGTCCATCTCAACCCGTAGCGTGACTTGATACTCGGCCTCGGGCGTCCCCCATGGCGCTTCGGCCTCGCACAGCCGGTAGATAGCCCCCGAAGGCTCGTCGAGCGGCGCCTGACCGTATCGAAGCCCGCCACTGGTGAACACGTGCGGCACCGCCACCTCGTTGGGGAGCGCCGCGCTAAGGATGAAGCCCGACGGATCGACGGGAACAAACCTCGCCGAAACGGCTGTGGAGTCCTCCCCCTGCTCCTCGATCGTCCCGACGCACACATGACGAATCGCCGGTTCGCGAACCTGGCCGAACAAGACCCTCGTAAGCCTCAAATCGCATCCCGGGTTCTGCTCAGTCGGGGGCCGAGCCAGCCACCCGCACTCGGTCGTCGCAGCCAGGACCCTCTCCCCGTCGAAGCAACTCCGCTCGACCGTGCTTTGGAGGCCAGCCTGGTGGATGGCGACCGCCAGACAGCCACCTCCTTCGTCGTGCAGTTCAAACGTTGTCTCGCCAACATCCATTGCCAGTACGACGGGATCAGTGGTGGGCTCAGCAGGTTCCGGCCGCCCCATGAGCTGGTCCGCATGCCCGCGGCCGCACGCCACGAGCAGCAGTCCGGCGGCGAGGATCAAGACAATGGGAGTTCGGACACTCATCAGTCAGGAGTTTGCCATCGGAACGCCCGTGGCGAGGGTCGTGCCATCCCTTGGGCCCGACGACGGCCCTGGGTCGCCGTCGCCATGACAACCGACGGGTCCTCGGCCGTCTTGGGCAGGGCGTTGCCTACCCTATCTATCAGTGGAAGCGCCGCGTATCCTCTCGGATCGTTACGCCCTCATCTCTCATCTCGCTCGTGGCGGGATGGCCGACGTGTGGATTGCCGAGGACCGCGTCCTGGAACGCCGGGTCGCGGTCAAGATCCTGCATCGGCAGTTCGCCGAGGATCCGGGGTTTGTGGAACGTTTTCGGCGCGAGGCGCAAGCCGCTGCTGCCCTGTCCCACCCCAACATCGTCGCTGTCCACGACTGGGGTCAGGACGGTGACACCTACTTCATGGTCATGGAATTCGTCGAGGGCCGGGACTTGCGCACCGTCATTGGTAGCGAAGGCGCCCTCGCGTCGCAACGCGTGGCCGAGATCGGATCTGCCGTCGGCATGGCGTTGTCGGTGGCCCACAACCAGGGGCTGGTGCACCGTGACATCAAGCCGGCCAATGTGCTGCTCACCCCCGAGGGTGCGGTCAAGGTGGCCGATTTCGGCATCGCCCGGGCCCTGGATGACTCCGACCAGCTGACCCAGGCCGGAGCGGTCATCGGCACCGCCGCCTACTTCTCTCCCGAGCAGGCCCAGGGACATCCGGCAGATCTTCGCAGCGACGTCTACTCACTGGGCGTCGTCCTGTACGAGCTGGTCACCGGTTCACCCCCTTTCTCCGGCGAGACCCCCCTCGCCACCGCCATCCAGCACATACAGCGGCTCCCCGAACGACCCTCGCGGCTCAAGCCGGACGTCCCGCCGGGGCTCGAGGCCATCGTCCTCAAGGCGATGGCTAAGGCCCCCGCCGACCGCTACCAGAGCGCCGCCGAGATGGTGGAGGACCTCGACCGGCTGCGAGCCGGCGAGACACCCCAGGCTGCTCTCCTCAACGAGGCACCCACTGAGGCGATGTCGCCGGTGCTCGGCCTCCCCTCCATGCCGACCGAGGCTCAGGAATCGCACGATCCTCCGCCGCCAGCCCACCGAGCGGTGGTGGGTGCTGCGCCGCGTACCTTCAAGCGCACCAACGCCCGCACCGTCGGGATGATCGCCGCCGCGGCGCTAGTGCTCATCGGGATCTTCCTCGCGGTGCGCGCTGACAAACCCGGGGGCGAAGGGGCACTGGTCCCGGAACAGGGTGCGGTGGCGACCACCGGCGCCCCCGATCCGGGGGTCTCGACCGTGCCGAACGTGGCGGACACGACCATCGCCTCCTCGGGTCGGATGACCCTGTACCTGCATCACGACCCGACGCCGCCCATCGGGAGTACCGACGCTGAGCAGCGGCTGCCCATGGACAGCACGTCGCCCACTGCCACCACCCTGCACAACTACGACGCCGACCGGGACGACTTACCCGGGCTATTGATCAAGAAGGGCGGGAGCGAAGACCGCTACAGCTTCCCCGGCGGGAACTTCCAGAACTGGCGGTATACGGTTCCGCCGGGAGGGCTGGTGCTGGCGGGCAACGTCGAGGTGACGCTCTTCTCGGCCATGAAGGACTTCACGACTGACAAGCGCGGGCACATCCAGGTATTCCTGCGGGACTGCACGGGCAACTCCTGCACGACCATCGTCTCGGGTTCCCTGGACCGGGGCCAGTGGAACGACGCTTCAGGGTGGAGCGAGGACACGATCGTCCTGTCGGACGTGAACTACACAGTCGCCGCCGGACGACAACTGGAGTTGAAGATCTTTGTGGACGACGACTCCGACGACGACATGTGGTTCGCCTACGACACCACCACCCACCAGGCCCGGCTGGCCTGGACTGACTGACAGCGCGCCTTCAGGAGATAGACCGCTGGCGAGGTAAGAGGCACTTCGGCACCCCTGACTTCGCCGCTACTCCACCAGGTCGATCGTGCCGTCTCGGCGGCCGGATTCGGCGAAGGTCTTGAATGCCACCAGGGCGGCCAGGAACCATCCTGCGCCGATCGCCAACTCGAGGCCGAACTGGCGCATTGCCTCCACTGACGGGCCGCTCTCGAGCACAGAGCGCACCCCGAGCAGGCCGTGGTGGAGGGGAAGGAAGTCGGCCAGGGTCTGCACCCACTGCGGGAACACCTCGCTGGGCACGTTGACACCGCCGATGGCGACGATTCCCCAGAAGACGATGTTGAACAGGATGTTGCCGATGCGGGGGCGACGGATGGCACACGCCGCCAGGAAGAGGCCGAGCCCGTACGAGCCCAGGGAGACCACCAGCAACGCGGGTGGCAGCCACCACCACTGGCCGTCGAATCCGAGGAACGGTGCGAGCAGGGCGAAGATCAGCGTCCCCTCCCCCACTCCCTGGGCGATGTAGAACGACGACCTTCCGGCGAACACCGGCAGCATCGACCGGGGCGCCGCCACCAGCAACGGGAGGGTCCCCAGGCCGCGTTCCCAGGCGGTGTCGGGGCCGACCGCCATCCCGTGGAGCGCCGGCATCGCCGCCACGTTGCCGATGAAGGCGAACATGATCAGCGCGGGGCTGTCGAGCAGCAGGCCCATCGCTGCGAAGAAGAGCACCTGGGCGGTGGCCCGCACCATCCAGCCGAACATCCACGACGCCCAGGTGTACTGGGCTTTGGTGTCCTCGAACCCCACCAGGGCGGCATGAGCGGTGACGCGGAGTGCGCTCATTGGACCGAGATCTCCCCGGTGATCCGCACCCGGCGCATCACCACCCGGATCAGCCGATTCGCCACCACGAAGCCGGCGAGTCCCAGTCCGGCGAGGATCACCAGCCGGCCGGGGACTCCCTCGATCGTCGGTTGGGTGATCCCGTCGCGGACCAGGTCGCTCCCCCACGACAGGAACACCGCCCGGCCCAGCGGTTGCACCCACACCGGGAGCAGCGCCAGTGGCACGAAGACCCCGCCCAGCAGCAGGAACGGATATGACGCCGAGCTCTGCAGGGTGTTGGCCGCCCGGCTGAGGATCGTCATAGAGGTGATGATCGCCGCGGTGCCGGTGGTGCCGACCACGATGAGGACCATCGTCACCGCCAGCAGCCACGGGTGCTGCACATCGATCTGAATCCCGTAGGTGAGCCAGGCGGTGGCCAGAGCGATCGGGATCACGCTCAGGGCCAGAGTCATCACCGCCGCCACCCGGGCGGGCACCACGATCCCGTATGGGGTGGGGGCGGCGGCGTGGAGCTCGAGGCGCCCTTGCCACCGATCGTCGCGCACCACCGAGCCGCCGGTCCACACCCCGGTGTTCCACATGGTGATGAGCGTCGGGGCGATGATGGCGTAGGCGACCAGGTCGGGGCGGTCGAAGGCGTTCACCACCGAGAGGAAGAGGATGGTCTGGGCCGGGGTGGTCAGCTGGGCCATCCAGAAGTTAGGGGTGCGGAACGCCAGGCCCAACTGCATCCGAAAGGCGGCGATCGCCGCTCTCACAGCTCCATCCCTCTTCCCCCCATCACATGGAGGTAGACCTCCTCGAGCGAGGGCGAACCGGTGCGCACCGAGGTGATTCCGGCGCCCACCACCACCTCCAGGACGGCGTGGGCGACGCCGTCGGCTTCGGGTTGAATCCGGGTCCAGCCGTCCGCCCGGGTCTCCACCGAGGCGACCCCGTTCGTGGTCCGGAACCGGTCGACGAGTCCGGCGGGCAGCTCATGGACCTCAACCCATTCGAACCGGTTGAGCCAGCGGCCGAGCACGGCGGGCCGTTCGGTGGTGAGGAGCTTCCCCCGGTCGATCAGTGACACCCGGTCGCACACCGCCTCCGCTTCGGCCATGTCGTGGGTGGTGAGAAACACCGTCTTGCCCTCCGCCCGGATCTCCCCCACCAGCTCCCGAAACCGCAGCGAGGCCATCGGGTCGAGGCCCACCGTGGGCTCGTCGAGGAAGAGCACCTCCGGGTCGCCCACCAGCCCGCGCGCCAGGTGGAGGCGCTGCCGCATCCCCCGGGAGAACTCCTCCACCCGATCGTCAGCGCGCTCGGCGAGCCCGACCCGCTCCAGCAACGAGCCGATCCGGGTGCGAGCGGTGGTCGTCGGCACGTCGTAGAGGGCGGCCCAGTAGTCGAGGTTCTGACGGGCGGTGAGCCGGGTGTAGAGGCCCCGGTCGCCGCCGAACACCAGGCCGATCCGCCGGCGCACCTGCTCCACCTGATCGACGACGTCGAAGCCGAGGACCGTGGCGGTGCCATCGGTCGGGATCAGGATGGTGGTGAGGATCTTCACCAGAGTGGTCTTGCCGGCGCCATTCGGTCCGAGCAGGCCGTGGATCTCGCCCTTCTCCACCTTCAGGTCGATTCCGTCGAGCGCCATCACCGGGCCCGACTTGGATCGGCGGGCGCGGAACTCCCGCCGCAGTGCTTTGGTCACGACAACGGCGCTCATGATCGGGGATTCTTGCTCAATCGGCGGGCGACGGCATGCCAGACGAGCCCGATCACGATCACCGCCAGCCCCGCCATCCAGGCGACGGTGTCGACCCAGAAGGCGAGGCCAAGGCACCCGCCCAGGCCCAGCCAGGGCACCGCCACCGGGTAGCGGCGGGACTCTGCGGGCAGGCGGATGGCGGCCAGGTTGGTGATCGCGTAGTAGACGAGCACCGTGAACGCGCTGAAGGCCCAGGTGCTTCGGACCGTACCGAACCCGGCAAGCAGGGCGATGATCACCCCCACCAGGGGCACCGCCACTATCGGGGTCCTTCCGGTGGAATCGATGCGGGCCACGGCCCCGGGGAGGTCACGGCGCCGGCCCATCGCCAGGGCCACCCGGGACAGGCCCAGAACCAGGTTGAGGAGCACCGCGAGCATGGCGGTGATCGCCGCCACCCCGACTATCCGGGCGCTTCCGGGGGCACCAAAGCCCCGGGCGACCACCTCGAGCGGGGCGGCGGTTCCTCCGGTGGCATCGGCCAGGCTGTCTGCGCCGGCCGCACCGACCCCGACGGTGGTGACCGCCCCGTAGAGGAGCACGGTGGCGATCAGCGCAATGATGATCGCCCGCGGAATGGTCCGGGAAGGATCACGCACCTCCTCACCGAGGGTGGCGATGCGGCCGTACCCGGTGTACGCCACGAACATCAGCGCGGTGGCCTCCAGAACGCCGGCCGCTCCCCCACTCATGAAGGGCGAGAAGTTGTCCAAGTCGAACTCCATGGCCCCGGCGATGGTGAACCAACCCAATCCGAAGAGGGTCACCGCCACGATCACCGCATTCGCCAACGCCGACCGGCGCACTCCGAGAGTGACCAAGCCGGTTACGACCAGCACGGTCGTCACCGCCACCACCGGCCCCCCGTCGCCGATGCCGGTCAGCCGGTTCAGGTATCCGGCGAATCCCAGGGCCGCTGCTGCGGCCGATGCCGACTTGGCGGCGAGGAACATCCAGCCGGCGGTGAAGCCCAGGGCCGGCGAGAGATAGCGGTAGCCGTACTCGTAGGTGCCGCCACTGGTCGGGTGTGAGGCCGCCAACTGGGCGCTGCTCAGGCCGTTGAACGTCGCCAGCAGGCCGGCGAGGGCAATTGCCACGACCACCGCCGGACCTGCAGCCTCGGCGGCGAGCCCGGTGCCCACGAACACCCCGGTACCGACGATGGACCCGAGTCCGAGGAGCACGGCCGCACCCACTCCGAGTTCACGATTGAGGGTGTCGGTGGGCACCCGGCGAGGGTAGCGAGGAGGGCTCCACGGCATCGTGGCGACGAGCAGGGCCCTTTTCCTGTGACCCGGTGCCACCGGGAGGCGATACCGTGACACCGACTCAGGAGGTCAATCGATGTTCCGGCGTCTCGTCCTCCCCTTCGTGCTTCTGCTGGTGGTGGCTGCGTGCGGTGACGATGAGGCCGTGATCTCGACCACCACTTCGCCGCCTGGGGCGACCACTACCCATCCGCCCCCCACCACGACCGCTCCTGCCACCACGACGGTTCCGCCCCAGACCACCACCGCAGTTCCGGTGACCACGACCGCACCGTTCACGGAGGGTCCGTACGTGCTCGAGGACGCCGGCCTCTTCCCGCCGCCGGTGCTCGCCCAGAGTGAGGGTCCCAGCGGTTCGGGGTGCGTCCCGGGCAGCAACACCGTGATCCCCGACGGCATCTGGTACGGGTATGTGCTCGCCACCACCGGAAGCGTGATCACCTTCGACATGGCCTGCTGGTTCTGGGGCGAAATCGCCTACACCGAGGGCGCTAAGGATGGCGAGGAAGTCAACAACGACTACTACGTCCGGAACCAGAACCCTTTGACCTTCCAGGTCCCGATCGGGCCGAGCGCAACCATGTACTGGCTGGACAGCAGTTCGGGGAACTTCGTGCCCGAGCCGATGCCGATGGCCGATTGGCCGGGACCGGACGAGGACTGGCCATGCCCCGGCGAGGACTGCGGGGTCTGGCTCTACATCAACGACGGCGTCATCACCGAGGCGATCGAGCAGTATCGGCCTTGATTCAGGCGATCAGCGAGGGACGGGTTATCCGGTGCACCGCCGCGGCGTACTCCAGCACCTGATCTGCCCACTGCGGGTCGCCGACCAGGGGGGCGGTCGGTAGTTCGGTGCCTTGCCACCCATCGGTGTGCCACCGGGCGTGACCCGGCAAGGGAGTGTCGGTGAGGTGGTCGGTGAACGGCCAGGGGTTCGAGTAGAAGTAGGGCTGGTCGGCCGGGTCGTAGCCCAGATTCAGCTGGGCGGGAGCGAGCTCGCCGTCCTCGCCCTCGACCATCCTCGACCCGAACCACTCGAAAGACATGTCGAGGTGGTGAGACCAGAGCAGGATCGGGCCGGGTTGTCCCTCCAGCGTCGCCCTATGCCGTTCGAACACCGGATGAATCGCCTGGAGAGTGTCCAGCAGCCATCCGGCAGCCGCAGGGTCGTATTCGATGGATTCGTCGGACG of Acidimicrobiia bacterium contains these proteins:
- a CDS encoding ABC transporter ATP-binding protein, translated to MSAVVVTKALRREFRARRSKSGPVMALDGIDLKVEKGEIHGLLGPNGAGKTTLVKILTTILIPTDGTATVLGFDVVDQVEQVRRRIGLVFGGDRGLYTRLTARQNLDYWAALYDVPTTTARTRIGSLLERVGLAERADDRVEEFSRGMRQRLHLARGLVGDPEVLFLDEPTVGLDPMASLRFRELVGEIRAEGKTVFLTTHDMAEAEAVCDRVSLIDRGKLLTTERPAVLGRWLNRFEWVEVHELPAGLVDRFRTTNGVASVETRADGWTRIQPEADGVAHAVLEVVVGAGITSVRTGSPSLEEVYLHVMGGRGMEL
- a CDS encoding ABC transporter permease; protein product: MRAAIAAFRMQLGLAFRTPNFWMAQLTTPAQTILFLSVVNAFDRPDLVAYAIIAPTLITMWNTGVWTGGSVVRDDRWQGRLELHAAAPTPYGIVVPARVAAVMTLALSVIPIALATAWLTYGIQIDVQHPWLLAVTMVLIVVGTTGTAAIITSMTILSRAANTLQSSASYPFLLLGGVFVPLALLPVWVQPLGRAVFLSWGSDLVRDGITQPTIEGVPGRLVILAGLGLAGFVVANRLIRVVMRRVRITGEISVQ
- a CDS encoding APC family permease, with the protein product MPTDTLNRELGVGAAVLLGLGSIVGTGVFVGTGLAAEAAGPAVVVAIALAGLLATFNGLSSAQLAASHPTSGGTYEYGYRYLSPALGFTAGWMFLAAKSASAAAAALGFAGYLNRLTGIGDGGPVVAVTTVLVVTGLVTLGVRRSALANAVIVAVTLFGLGWFTIAGAMEFDLDNFSPFMSGGAAGVLEATALMFVAYTGYGRIATLGEEVRDPSRTIPRAIIIALIATVLLYGAVTTVGVGAAGADSLADATGGTAAPLEVVARGFGAPGSARIVGVAAITAMLAVLLNLVLGLSRVALAMGRRRDLPGAVARIDSTGRTPIVAVPLVGVIIALLAGFGTVRSTWAFSAFTVLVYYAITNLAAIRLPAESRRYPVAVPWLGLGGCLGLAFWVDTVAWMAGLAVIVIGLVWHAVARRLSKNPRS
- a CDS encoding protein kinase, translating into MEAPRILSDRYALISHLARGGMADVWIAEDRVLERRVAVKILHRQFAEDPGFVERFRREAQAAAALSHPNIVAVHDWGQDGDTYFMVMEFVEGRDLRTVIGSEGALASQRVAEIGSAVGMALSVAHNQGLVHRDIKPANVLLTPEGAVKVADFGIARALDDSDQLTQAGAVIGTAAYFSPEQAQGHPADLRSDVYSLGVVLYELVTGSPPFSGETPLATAIQHIQRLPERPSRLKPDVPPGLEAIVLKAMAKAPADRYQSAAEMVEDLDRLRAGETPQAALLNEAPTEAMSPVLGLPSMPTEAQESHDPPPPAHRAVVGAAPRTFKRTNARTVGMIAAAALVLIGIFLAVRADKPGGEGALVPEQGAVATTGAPDPGVSTVPNVADTTIASSGRMTLYLHHDPTPPIGSTDAEQRLPMDSTSPTATTLHNYDADRDDLPGLLIKKGGSEDRYSFPGGNFQNWRYTVPPGGLVLAGNVEVTLFSAMKDFTTDKRGHIQVFLRDCTGNSCTTIVSGSLDRGQWNDASGWSEDTIVLSDVNYTVAAGRQLELKIFVDDDSDDDMWFAYDTTTHQARLAWTD
- a CDS encoding ABC transporter permease, with product MSALRVTAHAALVGFEDTKAQYTWASWMFGWMVRATAQVLFFAAMGLLLDSPALIMFAFIGNVAAMPALHGMAVGPDTAWERGLGTLPLLVAAPRSMLPVFAGRSSFYIAQGVGEGTLIFALLAPFLGFDGQWWWLPPALLVVSLGSYGLGLFLAACAIRRPRIGNILFNIVFWGIVAIGGVNVPSEVFPQWVQTLADFLPLHHGLLGVRSVLESGPSVEAMRQFGLELAIGAGWFLAALVAFKTFAESGRRDGTIDLVE